The Rhizoctonia solani chromosome 4, complete sequence genome contains a region encoding:
- a CDS encoding ribosomal protein L32 gives MHSALGWTIIIATKMTVKIVKKRTKPFKRHQSDRYVSVKEAWRKPKGIDNRVRRRFKGQLPMPKIGYGSNKKTRHLLPNGLKKFLVNNVRELELLLMHNKSFAAEIAHGVSSKNRVTILERAKALSIKVTNPAAKLRSEE, from the exons ATGCATTCTGCACTTGGATGGACAATAATTATTGCT ACCAAAATGACCGTCAAGATTGTCAAGAAGCGCACCAAGCCCTTCAA GCGCCACCAATCCGACCGTTACGTCTCGGTCAAGGAGGCATGGAGGAAGCCCAAGGGTATTGATAACAGGGTGCGCAGGCGGTTCAAGGGCCAGTTGCCTATGCCCAAG ATTGGGTACGGCTCGAACAAGAAGACTCGCCACCTTCTTCCTAATGGACTCAAGAAGTTCCTTGTTAACAACGTCCGCGAGCTCGAGCTCTTGTTGATGCACAACAAGAGCTTCGCGGCAGAGATTGCACATGGTGTCAGCAGCAAGAACCGTGTTACCATCCTTGAACG TGCAAAAGCTTTGAGCATCAAGGTGACTAACCCCGCAGCAAAACTCCGCTCCGAGGAGTAA
- a CDS encoding Transcription factor Iwr1 has translation MAVTSNEYSRAIFVKRKRVDEPMDALMIDLPSQTKRYRGAGEGQGVFALAETMTEDPSLLDDQKAKDLHKRLAMINQEPRASPKVSSPVAMVMSPPGAPRSAPPPTREYKVLRTTRAPSSAVTSNVAQSSSLPTGAATARAPVPIPIPGQPLPSTSTSTVTDQTEPPEPKFVLYEAVLAGPSIVEQPEEPAPEMQEFQDLLQEYLRVNEISLDAPPPRKPVTSNSATASKKPVDEDEDEVYVWDVFYQRQNLSGDLSIWDGLANVGTLSGLPPTEGDILADEEESDSVKDEADEDSNEEDFYRNDYPDTESESDVTATTSGDDITINFVPFLSASRSTTVKY, from the exons ATGGCAGTCACATCCAACGAATACTCTCGTGCAATATTTGTCAAACGAAAGCGTGTTGATGAGCCCATGGATGCATTAA TGATTGATCTGCCTTCCCAAACCAAGCGCTATCGAGGGGCAGGAGAGGGACAGGGTGTGTTCGCACTTGCAGAGACAATGACAGAAGATCCTTCCCTATTGGATGACCAAAAGGCCAAGGACCTACAT AAACGACTGGCGATGATCAATCAAGAGCCTAGAGCGTCACCCAAGGTATCGTCTCCGGTCGCGATGGTTATGTCTCCTCCTGGCGCGCCCAGATCGGCGCCTCCTCCTACCCGCGAATATAAAGTATTAAGAACTACTCGGGCCCCTTCCTCCGCTGTCACCTCTAATGTTGCTCAGTCATCATCACTGCCGACCGGGGCTGCCACTGCCCGAGCTCCGGTACCTATCCCTATCCCCGGACAACCATtaccctccacctccacttcgACGGTTACGGACCAAACCGAACCTCCAGAACCAAAGTTTGTTCTTTATGAGGCTGTACTCGCGGGCCCATCAATTGTAGAGCAGCCGGAAGAACCCGCGCCCGAGATGCAAGAGTTCCAGGATCTTTTGCAAGAGTATTTGCGAG TCAACGAGATTTCGTTGGATGCACCCCCTCCCAGAAAACCCGTGACGAGCAACTCAGCCACTGCATCAAAGAAGCCAGttgatgaggatgaggatgaagtTTACGTTTGGGATGTGTTCTATCAGCGTCAGAACTTGAGCGGAGACCTAAGTATTTGGGATGGATTGGCCAACGTCGGGACTTT ATCAGGACTGCCGCCCACCGAGGGGGATATTCTCGCCGATGAAGAAGAGAGTGACTCGGTCAAAGACGAGGCTGATGAAGATTCGAATG AGGAGGACTTTTACCGGAACGACTACCCCGACACGGAGAGCGAATCCGATG TGACGGCGACCACGAGTGGAGATGATATCACAATCAACTTTGTTCCGTTTTTATCGGCTTCTCGTAGCACCACTGTTAAGTATTAG
- a CDS encoding dienelactone hydrolase family protein: MLITKTHHDIKASNGTIRIFVISPVIQVYPEAKFPGVVVFSEIYQVTGPVERFAGQIASQGYVVACPSSYHEFVGPEPLAYDTEGTDLGNKLKIEKEVAAYDEDATLSVDLLVSLPNCTGRVAATGMCLGGHLAFRAAFDPRVLASVCFFATDVHSRTLGKGKNDDSLARVERGDLSDGRTELVMIFGKQDTHVPRAGRDLIRKTLEDSNVIFSLLEVQAQHAFIRDEHSKGRWDAALTKSCFNFMMEVFDRTVARDLGKHVPVSGEIKHVC; the protein is encoded by the exons ATGTTGATCACCAAGACCCACCACGACATTAAGGCCTCCAATGGTACTATTAGAATCTTTGTCATTTCTCCTGTAATTCAAG TTTACCCCGAGGCCAAGTTCCCTGGAGTAGTCGTCTTTAG CGAGATCTATCAAGTCACGGGTCCCGTCGAACGATTTGCGGGGCAGATCGCAAGTCAGGGTTATGTAGTTG CTTGTCCATCATCTTATCATGAATTTGTTGGGCCGGAGCCCCTCGCGTACGATACCGAAG GTACCGATCTTGGGAACAAGCTCAAA ATCGAAAAAGAAGTGGCCGCTTATGATGAAGATGCGACACTCTCGGTTGACCTCCTCGTCTCACTTCCCAATTGCACGGGCCGGGTTGCCGCTACAGGGATGTGTCTCGGAGGACACCTGGCATTCCGT GCTGCATTTGATCCCCGGGTCCTCGCCTCCGTGTGCTTCTTTGCGACTGATGTTCACTCGAGGACGCTCGGCAAAGGCAAGAACGACGACTCACTGGCTAGAGTAGAGAGAGGTGATCTTAGTGACGGCCGCACGGAACTTGTTATGATTTTCGGCAAGCAG GATACGCACGTCCCACGTGCCGGTCGTGATCTCATCCGCAAGACCCTAGAAGATTCAAACGTTATCTTTAGC TTGTTGGAAGTACAAGCTCAGCATGCCTTCATTCGAGATGAACACTCCAAGGGCCGTTGGGACGCGGCTTTGACCAAGTCGTGCTTTAACTTTATGATGGAAG TATTCGACCGTACTGTAGCCCGCGATTTGGGTAAACATGTCCCTGTGTCCGGAGAAATCAAGCATGTTTGTTAG
- a CDS encoding AmmeMemoRadiSam system protein B has protein sequence MSIRRATHAGSWYTDNAATLDSQLDGWLALVQDGALEGFRPPVTGCKAIIAPHAGYSYSGPAAAWAYKSIDTTGIKRVFILGPSHHVYLRSCALSKCQSYETPIGPLPLDLDTIAKLRETGAFEDMPLGTDEDEHSIEMHLPYVRKIFAGLDIKVVPILVGAVDQDQEADFGALLAPYFAEPDTICIVSSDFCHWGTRFSYTFYYPSPPPSATPTKLSRSIQPNEDYPIYKSITALDKQAMDILTLPTEAPDTKTAAQTHDAFAKYLKETKNTICGRHPIGVLLGALAELERGDSPRASAVKWVRYEQSSECRKLQDSSVSYASAYVVF, from the exons ATGTCTATCAGACGAGCAACACACGCCGGGTCATGGTATACTGACAATG CCGCAACCCTTGATTCACAACTCGATGGCTGGCTGGCACTCGTCCAAGATGGTGCGCTAGAAGGTTTCCGTCCACCAGTTACAGGCTGCAAGGCCATTATTGCTCC GCACGCCGGATACTCGTATTCTGGGCCTGCTGCGGCATGGGCATATAAGAGTATTGATACTACCGGCAT AAAGCGGGTGTTTATCCTCGGGCCTTCTCATCATGTGTACTTGAGAAGTTGCGCCCTGTCCAAATGCCAGTCATATGAGACTCCAATAGGCCCCTTGCCATTAGATCTGGATA CCATCGCAAAGCTACGCGAAACTGGCGCTTTTGAAGATATGCCCCTCGGTACCGATGAGGATGAACATAGTATCGAGATGCATTTGCCTTATGTGAGGAAAATCTTTGCAGG ACTCGATATAAAGGTAGTTCCTATACTTGTGGGAGCAGTCGACCAGGACCAAGAGGCAGACTTCGGAGCACTACTAGCCCCATACTTTGCGGAGCCAGACACCATATGCATTGTTTCTAGTGATTTCTGCCACTG GGGCACACGTTTTAGTTATACGTTTTACTacccctcccctcccccgAGTGCTACTCCAACGAAGCTCTCCCGGAGCATCCAACCCAACGAGGACTATCCGATTTACAAGAGCATTACAGCACTCGATAAGCAAGCTATGGATATTCTTACTCTACCAACCGAAGCTCCCGATACCAAGACGGCGGCTCAGACTCATGACGCCTTTGCTAAATACTTGAAGGAGACTAAGAACACGATCTGTGGGAGGCACCCTATTGGAGTATTGCTCGGAGCATTGGCTGAGCTTGAAAGGGGTGATTCACCTAGGGCTAGTGCGGTCAAGTGGGTGCGATACGAACAGAGTAGTGAATGCAGAAAGCTTCAAGACTCAAGCGTAAGTTACGCGAGCGCTTATGTGGTATTTTAA
- a CDS encoding cytoplasmic protein, whose protein sequence is MSSAAPNNSASPTPAEDQNNHSRPGSPADGTAQNNGPDSDTLTLRALVTTKEAGVIIGKGGKNVADLREQTGVKAGVSKVVQGVNERVLSVSGTVEDVAKAYTLIITQLLQSAPSSPGAPPPPPSSTHTSLRLLISHNLMGTIIGRGGLKIKAIQDNSGARMVASKEMLPQSTERVVEVQGSSESIGRAIAEIGRCLLEDWERGLGTVLYHPGPGTGADPLGGTGARRNSGAFAPSTSTTPRRISSAADNVYSGASNRRSVSGISQVVGNNSPPSRSPPPSQTPPAAALRTQNISIPSDMVGCIIGRAGSKITEIRRLSGSKISIAKTPHDETGERMFTIVGTPDANEKALFLLYNQLESEKERRVGREAVGE, encoded by the exons atGTCCTCCGCCGCCCCCAATAATTCCG CATCTCCAACCCCTGCGGAGGACCAAAACAACCACTCCCGCCCCGGTTCCCCTGCAGATGGTACTGCACAGAACAACGGCCCGGACTCGGATACCCTCACCTTGCGTGCACTTGTCACTACCAAGGAAGCCGGTGTGATTATTGGAAAAGGCGGTAAGAATGTCGCCGACTTGCGTGAGCAAACTGGCGTCAAGGCTGGTGTGAGCAAGGTCGTCCAGGGCGTCAACGAGCGTGTGCTTAGTGTCAGTGGCACCGTCGAGGATGTTGCCAAG GCATACACTCTAATTATCACCCAGCTCCTTCAATCCGCCCCCTCGTCTCCAGgtgcacctccaccacctcccaGCAGCACACATACTTCCCTTCGTCTCCTTATCTCGCACAACCTTATGGGTACCATTATCGGCCGCGGGGGTCTCAAGATTAAGGCCATTCAGGATAACTCGGGTGCCCGCATGGTAGCAAGTAAGGAAATGCTCCCACAGTCAACCGAGCGCGTTGTCGAAGTTCAAGGTTCATCTGAGAGCATCGGACGTGCAATCGCCGAAATCGGTCGTTGCTTGCTCGAGGATTGGGAGCGCGGATTGGGTACTGTACTGTACCACCCCGGCCCGGGAACAGGTGCCGACCCGTTGGGAGGCACTGGTGCTCGTCGTAACTCGGGCGCATTTGCTCCTTCAACGTCGACTACGCCTCGTCGCATTAGCAGCGCCGCCGACAATGTATACAGTGGCGCATCCAATCGTCGCTCAGTATCTGGTATCAGTCAGGTTGTTGGCAACAACTCTCCTCCCTCTCGCAGTCCCCCTCCGTCTCAAACACCTCCTGCCGCCGCCCTTCGCACTCAAAATATCTCGATTCCCTCGGACATGGTAGGATGTATTATTGGACGCGCTGGCTCCAAGATTACCGAAATTCGTCGCCTTTCTGGTAGCAAAATCAGCATCGCCAAGACCCCTCATGATGAGACCGGCGAACGTATGTTTACCATCGTTGGTACCCCCGACGCGAACGAGAAGGCCCTGTTCTTGCTTTATAACCAACTCGAAAGCGAGAAGGAGCGTCGCGTTGGCCGTGAGGCAGTTGGAGAGTAA